A window from Nakamurella flava encodes these proteins:
- a CDS encoding enoyl-CoA hydratase-related protein translates to MTDAPLVRLLIGADSPFGIGTGTVVLDSPANRNALSARLRRELLAALDTAAADERVRVLVLTHTGPVFCAGMDLKESWGAASGAQGVGELPSILRRLWEFPRPVIARLAGTARAGGVGLVAAADLAIAADTVTFAFTEVRIGVVPAVISATVLPRLQPRAAQELLLTGNPFPAARAATIGLLTAAVPPADLDAAVTDQVAALLRGAPGALAATKELLRRPHRTDLADLDELQRSSADHFAGPEGQEGIAAFLQKRPPSWVIEPRPALEDDRA, encoded by the coding sequence ATGACCGACGCGCCCCTGGTGCGATTGCTGATCGGCGCGGACAGCCCGTTCGGGATCGGCACGGGCACCGTGGTTCTCGACTCGCCGGCCAACCGCAACGCCCTGTCCGCCCGGCTCCGCCGCGAACTGCTCGCCGCCCTCGACACCGCCGCGGCCGACGAACGGGTCCGGGTACTGGTGCTGACCCACACCGGACCGGTGTTCTGCGCCGGGATGGACCTCAAGGAATCCTGGGGGGCGGCTTCCGGCGCCCAGGGGGTCGGGGAGCTCCCGTCGATCCTCCGGCGGCTGTGGGAGTTCCCCCGGCCGGTGATCGCCCGGTTGGCCGGGACCGCACGAGCCGGCGGGGTCGGGCTGGTCGCCGCCGCCGATCTCGCGATCGCCGCCGACACGGTCACCTTCGCCTTCACCGAGGTGCGGATCGGGGTGGTGCCGGCCGTCATCTCCGCCACCGTGCTGCCCCGCCTGCAGCCCCGGGCCGCCCAGGAACTGCTGCTGACCGGCAACCCGTTCCCGGCCGCCCGCGCCGCGACCATCGGCCTGCTGACCGCGGCGGTGCCGCCCGCCGACCTCGACGCCGCGGTGACCGACCAGGTCGCCGCCCTCCTGCGGGGTGCGCCGGGAGCGCTGGCCGCCACCAAGGAGCTGCTGCGCCGCCCCCACCGGACGGATCTGGCGGACCTCGACGAGCTGCAGCGGTCCTCCGCCGACCACTTCGCCGGGCCCGAGGGTCAGGAGGGCATCGCCGCATTCCTCCAGAAGCGGCCCCCGTCCTGGGTGATCGAGCCCCGCCCCGCATTGGAGGACGACCGTGCCTGA
- a CDS encoding carboxyl transferase domain-containing protein — translation MPDHRPGPAELPVLATHADPSSRDWATRDHEHRALVDDLAAHLATARAGGPPAAREKHRARGKLLPRERVDTLLDPGSPFLELSPLAAHGLYDGQAPSAGIITGVGRVSGRECVIVANDATVKGGTYYPLTVKKHLRAQEVAAENRLPCVYLVDSGGAYLPLQDEVFPDRDHFGRIFYQQAQMSARRIPQIAAVLGSCTAGGAYVPAMSDEAVIVRNQGTIFLGGPPLVAAATGEIVTAEELGGGDLHTKVSGVADHLARDDTHALSIVRSIVATLPGKPAPPWTVRPTDEPVVDPAGLYGAVPTDPRTPYDVREVIARIVDGSRFGEFKAEYGTTLVTGFAHIHGHPVGIVANNGILFGESAQKGAHFIELCDQRGIPLVFLQNITGFMVGREYEAGGIAKHGAKMVTAVATTRVPKLTVVIGGSFGAGNYSMCGRGFSPRLLFLWPNARISVMGGDQAAAVLSTVRSGADDPVETERRKAAVREQYERQGHPYYSTARLWDDGVIDPADTRMVLGLSLSLAANARLPDPGFGLFRM, via the coding sequence GTGCCTGACCATCGCCCCGGCCCGGCCGAGCTCCCGGTCCTGGCCACCCACGCCGATCCGTCGAGCCGCGACTGGGCCACGCGCGACCACGAACACCGGGCCCTGGTCGACGATCTCGCCGCGCACCTGGCCACCGCGCGGGCAGGCGGACCGCCCGCCGCACGGGAGAAGCACCGGGCCCGCGGCAAGCTGCTGCCCCGAGAACGGGTCGACACCCTGCTCGACCCGGGATCGCCGTTCCTGGAACTCTCGCCGCTGGCCGCGCACGGCCTCTACGACGGGCAGGCCCCGTCCGCGGGGATCATCACCGGCGTCGGCCGGGTCAGTGGCCGCGAGTGCGTGATCGTCGCCAACGACGCCACCGTCAAGGGCGGCACCTACTACCCGCTGACGGTGAAGAAACACCTGCGGGCCCAGGAGGTCGCCGCCGAGAACCGGCTGCCCTGCGTCTATCTCGTCGACTCCGGCGGCGCCTATCTGCCGCTGCAGGACGAGGTCTTCCCCGATCGCGACCACTTCGGCCGCATCTTCTACCAGCAGGCGCAGATGTCCGCGCGCCGCATTCCGCAGATCGCCGCCGTCCTCGGGTCGTGCACCGCGGGCGGGGCGTACGTGCCGGCCATGAGCGACGAGGCCGTCATCGTCCGCAACCAGGGGACGATCTTCCTGGGCGGGCCGCCGCTGGTCGCCGCGGCCACCGGCGAGATCGTCACCGCCGAGGAACTGGGCGGGGGCGACCTGCACACCAAGGTCTCCGGCGTCGCCGACCACCTGGCCCGCGACGACACCCACGCGCTGTCCATCGTCCGGTCCATCGTCGCCACGCTGCCCGGCAAGCCGGCCCCGCCGTGGACGGTGCGGCCGACCGACGAGCCGGTCGTCGACCCGGCCGGGCTCTACGGTGCGGTGCCGACCGACCCCCGCACGCCCTACGACGTCCGCGAGGTGATCGCCCGCATCGTCGACGGGTCGCGGTTCGGTGAGTTCAAGGCCGAGTACGGCACCACCCTGGTCACCGGGTTCGCCCACATCCACGGGCACCCCGTGGGGATCGTGGCCAACAACGGCATCCTCTTCGGCGAATCCGCCCAGAAGGGCGCCCATTTCATCGAACTCTGCGACCAGCGCGGTATCCCGCTGGTCTTCCTGCAGAACATCACCGGGTTCATGGTCGGCCGCGAGTACGAGGCCGGCGGTATCGCCAAGCACGGCGCGAAGATGGTCACCGCCGTCGCGACCACCCGGGTGCCGAAACTGACCGTGGTGATCGGCGGCTCCTTCGGCGCCGGCAACTACTCGATGTGCGGGCGCGGGTTCTCGCCCCGGCTGCTGTTCCTCTGGCCCAACGCCCGCATTTCGGTGATGGGTGGCGACCAGGCCGCCGCCGTGCTGTCCACCGTGCGCTCGGGCGCCGACGACCCGGTCGAGACCGAACGCCGCAAGGCCGCCGTCCGCGAGCAGTACGAACGCCAGGGCCACCCCTACTACTCGACCGCCCGCCTCTGGGACGACGGCGTCATCGACCCGGCCGACACCCGGATGGTCCTGGGTCTGTCCCTGTCCCTCGCCGCCAACGCCCGGCTGCCCGACCCGGGCTTCGGCCTGTTCCGGATGTGA
- a CDS encoding biotin carboxylase N-terminal domain-containing protein produces MIDHAAPGTLFDTVLVANRGEIAVRVIRTLRRLGIRSVAVYSDADAGAPHVAAADMAVRLGPAPAVDSYLRGDLIVAAARRTGAQAVHPGYGFLSENTAFAQACADAGLTFIGPPVAAIAAMGDKIRAKQTVVAAGVPVVPGSSGLGLTDAELAIDAERVGYPVLLKPSAGGGGKGMREVHDPADLVDAIAGARREARSSFGDDTLLVERLVTTPRHLEIQVLADTHGGVVHLGERECSLQRRHQKVIEEAPSPLLTPAQRSAMGQAACAAARACGYAGAGTVEFIVGGDRPDEFFFLEMNTRLQVEHPVTELVTGLDLVEWQVRVAAGQSLPFAQDDITLTGHAVEARLYAEDPATGFLPTGGPVLAWEPPADARVDAGIVTGSVVGSDYDPMLAKIIAHGDTRAAALDRLAHALRSTVLLGLPTNLAFLHDLVTDPDVRAGRLDTGLIARRLDDRPAVTAAPPGEVLAAVAAVHLLAAEPASPVIDPFDLPGGWRLGPPAWTPIAVQVDGAPPVTLRIRGRAAAGEYAVPGADGARPAVAITAAATGGQGGTRVRVQSDGLTTEWAVAHDPDGTLWVGRDGHTWAVRLRDPAAPDTGGEETVGGPVRSPMPGTVTVVAVTEGQTVHAGQTLVVIEAMKMEHVLSATTDGVVSGLRARVGGTVGRDEVLLSVGPDDDAPTA; encoded by the coding sequence ATGATCGATCACGCAGCTCCAGGAACACTTTTCGACACTGTCCTGGTCGCCAACCGCGGGGAGATCGCCGTTCGCGTCATCCGCACGCTGCGGCGCCTCGGCATCCGTTCCGTCGCCGTGTACTCCGACGCGGACGCCGGCGCCCCGCACGTCGCCGCGGCGGACATGGCCGTCCGGCTCGGCCCGGCGCCCGCGGTCGACAGCTACCTCCGGGGGGACCTGATCGTCGCGGCCGCGCGGCGCACCGGCGCGCAGGCCGTGCATCCCGGGTACGGGTTCCTCAGCGAGAACACCGCTTTCGCGCAGGCCTGCGCCGACGCGGGCCTGACGTTCATCGGCCCGCCGGTCGCGGCGATCGCGGCGATGGGCGACAAGATCCGGGCCAAGCAGACCGTCGTCGCCGCCGGGGTGCCGGTCGTCCCCGGCTCGAGCGGGCTCGGCCTGACCGACGCCGAGCTGGCGATCGACGCCGAACGGGTCGGCTACCCGGTGCTGCTCAAGCCGTCCGCCGGGGGCGGCGGCAAGGGCATGCGGGAGGTCCACGACCCGGCCGACCTGGTCGACGCCATCGCCGGGGCCCGCCGGGAGGCGCGGTCGTCCTTCGGGGACGACACCCTGTTGGTGGAACGGCTCGTCACCACCCCGCGGCACCTCGAGATCCAGGTGCTCGCCGACACCCACGGCGGCGTGGTGCATCTCGGCGAGCGGGAGTGTTCCCTGCAACGCCGCCACCAGAAGGTGATCGAGGAGGCGCCGTCGCCGCTGCTCACCCCGGCGCAACGCTCGGCGATGGGACAGGCCGCCTGCGCGGCTGCCCGCGCGTGCGGGTACGCCGGCGCCGGGACGGTCGAGTTCATCGTCGGCGGCGACCGGCCGGACGAGTTCTTCTTCCTGGAGATGAACACCCGGCTGCAGGTCGAGCACCCGGTCACCGAACTCGTCACCGGACTGGATCTCGTCGAATGGCAGGTGCGGGTCGCCGCCGGTCAGTCCCTGCCGTTCGCGCAGGACGACATCACCCTGACCGGCCACGCGGTCGAGGCCCGCCTCTACGCCGAGGACCCGGCCACCGGATTCCTGCCCACCGGGGGACCGGTGCTCGCCTGGGAGCCACCGGCGGACGCCCGGGTCGACGCCGGCATCGTCACGGGCTCGGTGGTCGGCTCCGACTACGACCCGATGCTGGCCAAGATCATCGCCCACGGCGACACCCGGGCCGCCGCGCTCGACCGACTGGCCCACGCGCTGCGATCCACCGTGCTGCTCGGACTGCCGACCAACCTGGCGTTCCTGCACGACCTCGTCACCGACCCCGACGTGCGGGCCGGCCGGCTCGACACCGGACTCATCGCCCGTCGACTCGACGACCGGCCCGCCGTGACCGCCGCGCCGCCCGGTGAGGTGCTGGCCGCGGTCGCCGCCGTCCACCTGCTGGCCGCCGAACCGGCGAGCCCGGTGATCGACCCGTTCGACCTGCCCGGTGGCTGGCGTCTGGGCCCGCCGGCCTGGACCCCGATCGCCGTGCAGGTCGACGGGGCTCCCCCTGTCACCCTGCGGATCCGGGGGCGGGCCGCGGCCGGCGAGTACGCCGTCCCCGGTGCCGACGGGGCCCGACCGGCCGTCGCGATCACCGCGGCCGCCACGGGGGGCCAGGGCGGCACCCGGGTCCGGGTGCAGAGCGACGGACTGACGACGGAGTGGGCGGTCGCCCACGACCCCGACGGCACCCTGTGGGTGGGCCGGGACGGCCACACCTGGGCCGTGCGACTGCGGGACCCGGCCGCGCCGGACACCGGCGGCGAGGAGACCGTCGGCGGACCGGTGCGCTCACCCATGCCCGGCACCGTCACGGTGGTCGCCGTGACCGAGGGGCAGACCGTGCACGCCGGCCAGACCCTCGTCGTCATCGAGGCGATGAAGATGGAACACGTGCTGTCCGCGACGACGGACGGGGTGGTGAGCGGGCTACGGGCCCGCGTCGGCGGCACCGTCGGCCGGGACGAGGTACTGCTCAGCGTCGGCCCCGACGACGACGCCCCCACCGCCTGA
- a CDS encoding SDR family oxidoreductase, which produces MTFQPQTAIVTGADSGIGRATAVALATAGLDVGITWHTDESGARDTAAEVRSLGRRAEVARLDTTDLPGCGDVVDDLVTRLSRVDVFVNNAGAGGGTPFLDMDLDTWRATVAADLDGAFVCLQRAARHMVAAGRGGRLIAVTSVHELQPRVGSAAYDAAKHGLGGLMKTLALELGQYDITANSVAPGEIATPMTGQTDADPRSVERPGIPLRRPGDAREIAAVIAFLASAGAGYVSGATWVVDGGMQRMGPQAGSHLTSDDWRSV; this is translated from the coding sequence ATGACCTTCCAGCCGCAGACCGCCATCGTCACCGGAGCGGACTCCGGGATCGGTCGGGCCACCGCGGTCGCCCTGGCGACCGCGGGGCTCGACGTGGGAATCACCTGGCACACCGACGAGTCCGGGGCGCGGGACACCGCGGCCGAGGTCCGCAGCCTGGGCCGGCGAGCAGAGGTGGCCCGGCTGGACACCACCGACCTGCCCGGGTGCGGTGACGTCGTCGACGATCTGGTCACCCGGTTGAGCCGCGTGGACGTGTTCGTCAACAACGCCGGGGCCGGGGGCGGAACCCCCTTCCTGGACATGGATCTCGATACCTGGCGGGCGACGGTGGCCGCCGACCTGGACGGCGCGTTCGTCTGTCTGCAGCGGGCGGCCCGGCACATGGTCGCCGCCGGACGGGGCGGGCGGCTGATCGCCGTGACCAGCGTCCACGAGCTGCAACCCCGGGTCGGGTCGGCCGCCTACGACGCGGCCAAGCACGGCCTGGGCGGCCTGATGAAGACCCTGGCCCTGGAGCTCGGGCAGTACGACATCACCGCCAACTCGGTCGCCCCCGGGGAGATCGCCACCCCGATGACGGGACAGACCGACGCTGATCCCCGCTCGGTGGAGCGCCCGGGCATTCCGCTGCGGCGTCCCGGGGACGCCCGCGAGATCGCTGCGGTGATCGCCTTTCTCGCCTCGGCCGGCGCGGGCTACGTCAGTGGGGCGACGTGGGTGGTCGACGGCGGCATGCAGCGCATGGGCCCACAGGCCGGGTCGCACCTGACGTCCGACGACTGGCGGTCGGTCTGA
- a CDS encoding PRC and DUF2382 domain-containing protein, with protein sequence MTNALSPDSYLGRNAVDRNGDKIGSIGQVYLDDATGQPDWVTVNTGLFGHKEKFVPLAGASSTGDDVVLPFDKDVVKDAPDIADADHLDEDEERMLYDYYGQHGALGRSGSETSVSSGQETDRRTDSAGLVGTGTTGGPGHDVSGPSTDDAMTRSEEHLQVGTERVEAGRARLRKYVVTEQETVTVPVTREEVRVEREPITDANGGGRAATAVVGTEEEHEVVLTEERPVVTTEAVPVERVRLDTETVTEQQTVTGDVRKEEIAVDDPTTGTGRDRI encoded by the coding sequence ATGACCAACGCGCTGTCGCCCGACTCCTACCTCGGGCGAAATGCCGTCGACCGCAACGGCGACAAGATCGGCTCGATCGGCCAGGTGTATCTCGACGACGCCACCGGCCAGCCGGACTGGGTCACCGTCAACACCGGCCTGTTCGGGCACAAGGAGAAGTTCGTGCCGCTGGCCGGGGCGTCGTCCACCGGCGACGACGTCGTCCTGCCGTTCGACAAGGACGTCGTCAAGGACGCGCCGGACATCGCCGACGCCGACCACCTGGACGAGGACGAGGAGCGAATGCTCTACGACTACTACGGCCAGCACGGCGCTCTCGGCCGCTCCGGGAGCGAGACCTCGGTGTCGTCCGGGCAGGAGACCGACCGCCGCACCGACTCGGCCGGACTCGTCGGGACGGGGACGACCGGCGGCCCGGGGCACGACGTCTCGGGACCCAGTACCGACGACGCCATGACCCGCTCGGAGGAGCACCTGCAGGTCGGGACGGAACGCGTGGAGGCCGGCCGGGCCCGGCTGCGCAAGTACGTCGTCACCGAGCAGGAGACGGTGACGGTGCCGGTGACCCGCGAGGAGGTGCGGGTCGAACGCGAGCCGATCACCGACGCGAACGGGGGTGGGCGGGCGGCGACGGCGGTCGTCGGCACCGAGGAGGAGCACGAGGTCGTCCTGACCGAGGAGCGGCCGGTCGTCACCACCGAGGCCGTCCCGGTGGAGCGGGTGCGCCTGGACACCGAGACCGTCACCGAGCAGCAGACGGTGACCGGGGACGTCCGCAAGGAGGAGATCGCGGTGGACGACCCGACGACCGGCACCGGTCGCGACCGGATCTGA
- a CDS encoding GlsB/YeaQ/YmgE family stress response membrane protein produces MLGLIISIIIVGFIAGALARFLVPGKQPMSWAQTLILGIVGSFVGGFLGYLLFRNDAQNGFLQPSGIIGSVVGAIIVLLLWNKFGRRSAVTR; encoded by the coding sequence ATGCTCGGCCTCATCATCTCGATCATCATCGTCGGATTCATCGCCGGAGCGCTCGCCCGCTTCCTCGTCCCCGGCAAGCAGCCCATGTCGTGGGCGCAGACCCTGATCCTCGGCATCGTCGGCTCGTTCGTCGGCGGTTTCCTGGGCTACCTGCTGTTCCGCAACGACGCCCAGAACGGCTTCCTGCAGCCGTCCGGGATCATCGGCTCGGTCGTCGGCGCCATCATCGTGCTGCTGCTGTGGAACAAGTTCGGTCGTCGCTCGGCCGTCACCCGTTGA
- a CDS encoding amidohydrolase family protein, with protein sequence MSSPYGAVVDAHFHVIDPRYPLVPNQGYLPPAFTASDYRSRVRELGVVGGAVVSGSFQAFDQGYLVAALAELGPGFAGVTNLPATVSEETVLALDAAGVRAVRINLYRGGSAGPADLDRLARMVHEVAGWHTELYVDAGDLADLAPRLRSLPQVTIDHLAMSDDTTGTLLDLVAGGAVVKATGFGRIAVSDPEALMAAVVRTSPAGLVFGTDLPSTRARVPFRDEDVARVAEAVATVDPGLVPAVLRENAVRLYRLGDLGAAPPAAG encoded by the coding sequence ATGAGTTCCCCGTACGGGGCGGTCGTCGACGCCCACTTCCACGTGATCGACCCGCGGTATCCGCTGGTGCCGAACCAGGGGTACCTCCCGCCGGCCTTCACCGCGTCGGACTACCGATCGCGGGTGCGGGAGCTGGGGGTTGTCGGCGGCGCGGTGGTGAGCGGGTCGTTCCAGGCCTTCGACCAGGGTTACCTGGTGGCGGCGCTGGCCGAGTTGGGTCCCGGGTTCGCCGGGGTGACGAATCTGCCGGCGACGGTCTCCGAGGAGACGGTGCTGGCGTTGGACGCGGCCGGGGTGCGGGCGGTCCGGATCAATCTCTACCGCGGCGGTTCGGCGGGGCCGGCGGACCTGGACCGGTTGGCCCGGATGGTCCACGAGGTGGCCGGGTGGCACACCGAGTTGTACGTCGACGCCGGCGATCTGGCCGATCTCGCGCCGCGGTTGCGGTCGCTCCCGCAGGTCACCATCGATCACCTGGCGATGTCGGACGACACCACCGGGACGCTGCTGGATCTGGTGGCGGGCGGGGCGGTGGTGAAGGCGACCGGCTTCGGGCGGATCGCGGTGAGCGATCCCGAGGCCCTGATGGCCGCCGTCGTGCGGACCTCACCGGCGGGGTTGGTCTTCGGTACCGACCTGCCGTCCACCCGGGCCCGGGTCCCGTTCCGGGACGAGGACGTGGCCCGGGTCGCGGAGGCGGTCGCCACCGTCGACCCGGGCCTGGTTCCCGCGGTGCTCCGCGAGAACGCCGTGCGGCTCTACCGTCTCGGCGACCTGGGGGCGGCACCGCCGGCGGCGGGCTGA
- the glsA gene encoding glutaminase A has protein sequence MSSLVQRYLEDVHTELLQERSGAVASYIPELARVDPDGFAICLATSDGHVYEVGDSRREFAIQSISKPFTYALALADRGIAAVGEKVDVEPSGEAFNEISLDPTTERPRNPMINAGAIASASLIDGSDAAEKFERVRRLYSRCAGRDLTVDEAMFASESETGHRNRAIGHLLRGYGIIEGDPQEAVELYFRQCSIEVNCRDLALMAATLADNGAHPLTGERVLDPALCERVLSVMTTCGMYNGAGDWVARVGLPAKSGVGGGILAVLPGQFGLAVYSPRLDQHGNSVRGVAACRRLSQDLELHFLHVTRAARSAIRNNYDIVDRPSRHRRTPAEQRALLTFGRRARVFELHGDLLFAGVESVIREITAELDELDVIVLDLRNVAETAEVTRRLMAAARDQLLERGIEPVIVDPDAVLLDADPGRLVRHFRDVDSAVEYAEDRLIERHAPADDAPDAIDTGEHPLLADLPAADLDALMPWLQIRQWAAGDAVVRAGQPPHGLFLVTAGLIELTVDRRGVRHHLSVFTPGTTFGVVYAIAGRDYDLDATARTDTVAAVLPQQALTELGVSRPGVLLTLLRRLVVGSMDQLDWVTRSLVTPSR, from the coding sequence ATGAGCTCGCTGGTCCAGCGCTACCTCGAGGACGTCCACACCGAGCTGCTGCAGGAGCGGTCGGGCGCTGTCGCCTCCTACATCCCCGAACTGGCGCGCGTCGACCCCGACGGGTTCGCCATCTGCCTGGCCACCAGCGACGGGCACGTCTACGAGGTCGGCGACAGCCGCCGGGAGTTCGCTATCCAGTCGATCTCCAAACCGTTCACCTACGCCCTGGCCCTCGCCGACCGGGGCATCGCCGCGGTGGGCGAGAAGGTCGACGTGGAACCCTCCGGGGAGGCGTTCAACGAGATCAGCCTGGACCCGACGACCGAACGCCCGCGCAACCCGATGATCAACGCCGGCGCCATCGCGAGCGCCTCCCTGATCGACGGATCCGATGCCGCCGAGAAGTTCGAACGCGTGCGCCGCCTCTACTCCCGGTGCGCCGGCCGGGACCTGACCGTGGACGAGGCCATGTTCGCCTCCGAGAGCGAGACCGGGCACCGCAACCGCGCCATCGGCCACCTCCTCCGGGGTTACGGGATCATCGAGGGCGACCCGCAGGAAGCCGTCGAGCTGTATTTCCGGCAATGCTCCATCGAGGTCAACTGCCGCGATCTCGCGCTGATGGCCGCCACCCTGGCCGATAACGGCGCCCACCCGCTCACCGGGGAGCGGGTGCTCGACCCCGCGCTGTGCGAGCGGGTCCTGTCGGTCATGACCACATGCGGCATGTACAACGGCGCCGGCGACTGGGTCGCCCGCGTCGGCCTGCCGGCCAAGAGTGGGGTCGGCGGCGGCATCCTCGCCGTCCTCCCCGGTCAGTTCGGGCTCGCGGTGTACTCGCCCCGCCTGGACCAGCACGGCAACAGCGTCCGCGGGGTGGCCGCGTGCCGCCGGCTGTCACAGGATCTGGAACTGCACTTCCTGCACGTCACCCGGGCGGCCCGGTCGGCCATCCGGAACAACTACGACATCGTGGACCGCCCGTCCCGGCACCGCCGCACCCCCGCCGAACAGCGGGCCCTGCTGACCTTCGGCCGACGGGCGCGGGTCTTCGAACTCCACGGCGACCTGCTCTTCGCCGGCGTCGAGTCCGTCATCCGCGAGATCACCGCCGAGCTCGACGAACTCGACGTCATCGTGCTGGACCTGCGCAACGTCGCCGAGACGGCGGAGGTGACGCGCCGGCTGATGGCCGCCGCCCGCGACCAGCTCCTCGAACGCGGCATCGAACCGGTCATCGTCGATCCGGACGCGGTGCTGCTGGACGCCGACCCGGGTCGGCTCGTCCGACATTTCCGCGACGTCGACTCCGCGGTCGAATACGCCGAGGACCGGCTCATCGAACGGCACGCCCCGGCCGACGACGCCCCCGATGCCATCGACACCGGTGAGCACCCGCTGCTGGCGGACCTGCCGGCCGCCGACCTCGACGCCCTCATGCCCTGGTTGCAGATCCGGCAGTGGGCGGCCGGCGATGCCGTCGTCCGGGCCGGGCAACCACCCCACGGCCTGTTCCTCGTCACCGCCGGGCTCATCGAACTGACCGTCGACCGCCGCGGCGTCCGCCACCACCTGTCGGTCTTCACCCCCGGCACGACGTTCGGGGTGGTCTATGCGATCGCCGGCCGGGACTACGACCTCGACGCGACCGCCCGGACGGACACCGTCGCCGCGGTGCTGCCGCAACAGGCCCTCACCGAACTCGGCGTCAGCCGACCCGGGGTGCTCCTCACCCTCCTCCGCCGGCTCGTCGTCGGATCCATGGACCAGCTGGACTGGGTCACCCGCAGCCTCGTGACTCCCAGCCGCTGA